One region of Flavobacterium sp. KACC 22763 genomic DNA includes:
- a CDS encoding type II toxin-antitoxin system RelE/ParE family toxin → MEIVWSKKAKYNFYSIRNYLELYWSPLIAEKFILDVLRVNKLLEKNPQIGKYRDDLECREIVISKHITLYYAIKENQIKLIAFWNNRQRPLNPYDL, encoded by the coding sequence ATGGAAATTGTTTGGTCAAAAAAAGCAAAATATAACTTTTACTCTATTCGAAATTATTTAGAATTATATTGGTCACCATTAATAGCAGAAAAATTTATTCTCGATGTATTAAGAGTAAATAAGTTATTAGAAAAAAATCCTCAAATAGGAAAATATAGGGATGATTTAGAATGCCGGGAAATAGTAATCTCAAAACATATTACTTTATATTATGCAATAAAAGAAAATCAAATAAAACTGATTGCTTTTTGGAATAATCGCCAACGACCTTTAAATCCTTATGATTTGTAA
- a CDS encoding 3-hydroxyanthranilate 3,4-dioxygenase, which translates to MAIAKPFNLTKWIDENRHLLKPPVGNKNLYVDSGDYIVMVVAGPNARKDYHYNETEELFYQLEGSIKVVIQEDGQRKEMELNAGDMYLHPAKMPHSPVRSEGSIGLVIERKRAGQGFTDGLLWHCDNCNHKLYEVYFELHNIEKDFLPHFEHFYNSEELRTCDNCGTVMETDPRFVAKK; encoded by the coding sequence ATGGCTATAGCAAAACCTTTCAACTTAACTAAATGGATTGACGAAAATCGTCATTTACTTAAACCGCCTGTTGGAAATAAAAATCTCTACGTAGATTCTGGTGATTATATTGTAATGGTTGTGGCGGGACCTAATGCACGAAAAGATTATCATTATAACGAAACAGAAGAGCTTTTTTATCAGTTAGAAGGAAGTATAAAAGTGGTAATTCAGGAAGATGGACAGCGAAAAGAAATGGAATTAAATGCTGGAGATATGTATCTTCATCCTGCAAAAATGCCTCACTCTCCTGTTCGTTCAGAAGGTTCGATAGGTCTCGTTATAGAAAGAAAACGTGCTGGACAAGGTTTTACAGATGGTTTGCTTTGGCACTGTGATAACTGTAACCATAAATTGTATGAAGTATATTTTGAGCTTCATAACATAGAGAAAGATTTTCTTCCACATTTTGAACATTTCTACAATTCGGAAGAATTAAGAACTTGCGATAATTGCGGAACTGTTATGGAAACTGATCCTAGGTTTGTGGCGAAGAAATGA
- a CDS encoding YraN family protein — protein sequence MAEHNDLGKLGEDLAAAHLEENGYSILERNFVIQKAEIDIIAQKDNVLAIVEVKTRSSLDFGSPQDFVKQKKIQLLIKAVNAYINDREKDFQEDLEIRFDIVAVHKNGESFAIEHLTDAFYHF from the coding sequence ATGGCAGAGCATAACGATTTAGGAAAACTAGGCGAAGATCTCGCCGCTGCACATCTTGAAGAAAATGGATATTCAATTCTTGAAAGAAACTTTGTCATCCAAAAGGCAGAAATAGATATAATTGCACAAAAAGATAATGTTTTGGCAATTGTTGAAGTTAAAACTCGTTCGAGTTTAGATTTTGGTTCTCCGCAAGATTTTGTCAAGCAAAAAAAGATTCAATTACTCATTAAAGCAGTAAATGCCTACATAAACGATAGGGAAAAGGATTTTCAAGAAGATTTAGAAATTCGTTTTGACATCGTTGCGGTCCATAAAAATGGGGAATCATTTGCAATTGAACATCTTACCGACGCTTTTTATCACTTTTAA
- a CDS encoding MBL fold metallo-hydrolase, with the protein MNNFHRFFLCILLMTNNAFSQKEKTSFSVVPLGVMGGIDEKNLSAYLIAPSSTTDYICLDAGTVNAGIEKAIEKKTFKVSTSEVLRKYIKGYLISHAHLDHVSGLIINSPADSSKTVYATNKCMEMMENHYFNDQTWANFGDAGPGFPLKKYHFQTLNLGEETSLTNTKMTVKAFSLSHVNPFESTAFLIKNNEDYALYLGDTGPDEVEKSNNLRNLWTAVAPLVKTKQLKGIFIEVSFPNEQPDKFLFGHLTPNYLMKELHVLEDLAGKGSLENFKIIITHLKPPAKNIAKIKEQLKAQNDLGLKIIYPEQGKKLEL; encoded by the coding sequence ATGAATAATTTCCATCGCTTTTTCCTTTGCATCCTTTTAATGACAAATAATGCTTTTTCCCAAAAAGAAAAAACCTCTTTCTCTGTAGTTCCATTAGGAGTAATGGGAGGTATTGACGAAAAAAATCTTTCAGCTTATTTAATCGCTCCATCCAGCACAACCGATTATATCTGTCTTGACGCTGGAACTGTAAATGCTGGAATAGAAAAAGCAATAGAAAAGAAAACTTTTAAAGTTTCTACAAGCGAAGTTTTACGAAAATATATCAAAGGATATTTGATTTCTCATGCACATTTAGATCATGTTTCTGGTTTGATAATTAACTCTCCTGCTGATTCTTCTAAAACAGTTTATGCTACAAATAAATGCATGGAAATGATGGAAAACCATTATTTTAACGATCAGACTTGGGCTAATTTTGGAGACGCAGGACCAGGATTTCCTTTAAAAAAATACCATTTTCAGACTTTAAATTTGGGAGAAGAAACTTCTTTAACTAACACCAAAATGACAGTTAAAGCATTTTCTTTAAGCCATGTTAATCCGTTTGAGAGTACCGCTTTCCTAATTAAAAACAACGAAGATTATGCCTTGTATTTAGGAGACACTGGCCCAGATGAAGTAGAAAAAAGCAATAATCTTCGTAATTTATGGACAGCAGTTGCTCCATTGGTTAAAACCAAACAATTGAAAGGAATTTTTATTGAAGTTTCGTTCCCAAATGAACAGCCAGATAAATTTCTATTTGGTCATTTAACTCCAAATTATTTGATGAAAGAGCTTCATGTTTTAGAAGATTTGGCAGGAAAAGGTTCTCTAGAAAACTTTAAAATCATCATCACACATTTGAAACCTCCAGCAAAGAATATTGCCAAAATTAAAGAGCAATTAAAAGCGCAAAATGATTTAGGATTGAAGATTATTTATCCTGAGCAAGGGAAAAAACTTGAATTATAG
- a CDS encoding S66 peptidase family protein, protein MITPPYLQKGDTVALLATARKNIDDNLKPTIDLLHSWGLEAVIGSTIGLDYNQLAGTDEQRAADFQKQMDNPNIKAIWCVRGGYGTVRMLDLLDFTKFKQHPKWVIGFSDVTVLHNHLNTMGYKSIHGIMPVTVPRATPDAVSSLKAALFNEPISYSISPSPMNRLGSATGELVGGNLSILYSLLGSPSAIDCKDKILFIEDLDEYLYHIDRMMMNLRRNGCIENLKGIIIGGMTSMKDNEVPWGKNALEIIDDVTKKYNIPVIFNFPAGHIRDNRALIMGNTVSIEVTASGSTVTFKK, encoded by the coding sequence ATGATAACACCGCCTTATTTACAAAAAGGAGATACTGTGGCACTTTTGGCAACAGCAAGAAAAAACATCGACGATAACTTAAAACCAACAATAGATTTATTGCACAGTTGGGGCTTAGAAGCCGTAATCGGGTCAACAATTGGTTTAGATTATAATCAATTGGCAGGAACAGATGAACAGAGAGCTGCCGATTTTCAGAAACAGATGGACAATCCAAATATTAAAGCGATTTGGTGCGTTCGCGGCGGATATGGCACTGTTAGAATGTTAGATTTATTGGATTTTACCAAATTCAAACAGCATCCGAAATGGGTAATTGGTTTTAGTGACGTAACCGTTCTTCATAATCATTTGAATACGATGGGCTATAAATCTATTCATGGTATTATGCCGGTAACTGTTCCTAGAGCAACTCCAGATGCGGTAAGTTCATTAAAAGCTGCTTTGTTTAACGAACCTATTTCCTACTCTATCAGCCCAAGTCCGATGAATCGTTTGGGAAGTGCAACGGGAGAATTGGTTGGAGGTAACTTGTCTATTTTATATAGTTTATTAGGATCTCCATCTGCAATTGACTGCAAGGATAAAATTTTATTTATAGAAGATTTAGATGAATACTTATATCATATCGACCGTATGATGATGAATCTAAGACGTAACGGTTGCATCGAAAATCTAAAAGGAATTATCATTGGCGGAATGACAAGCATGAAAGACAATGAAGTGCCTTGGGGTAAAAATGCATTAGAGATTATTGATGACGTAACAAAAAAATACAATATTCCAGTCATTTTCAATTTCCCAGCTGGACATATTAGAGACAATAGAGCTTTGATTATGGGAAATACCGTTTCTATAGAAGTCACTGCTTCTGGAAGTACGGTTACTTTTAAAAAATAG
- a CDS encoding serine hydrolase domain-containing protein — translation MKKILFFTFFLTFLNTIYGQKNGFKAEEIRKQYKIPELAYAVVSSDSIHEIEALGFQRYKSSHKAKINDIFRLGSITKTITSYIAATLVKEGKIEWNTKFFDLYPELKAASNPEIYNVTLQDFLTFRAPIPTWSYGNETPAQKEIQGNSQEQRYQFIAWFFQQNTIPEKQEIYFSNPSFVAAGLMLEKATGKSYEALVQELGKKLSINFGFGQPNVTDINQPWGHDENLKSEKPFVNYKLNWLSSAGNINVNLPDFCKFTQMQLQGLLGKSKVLSEEEFNKMHFGFPEFSIGWYSETNEKSGLKYSFHYGNPGTFLTKVYICKDIDKAFIIFANVQSEEADKGLMLLLAELQKQYGG, via the coding sequence ATGAAAAAAATACTGTTTTTTACTTTTTTCTTAACCTTTCTAAATACAATTTATGGGCAAAAAAACGGTTTCAAAGCAGAGGAAATCAGAAAACAATATAAAATTCCAGAATTGGCTTATGCCGTAGTTTCATCAGATTCTATACATGAAATTGAGGCTTTAGGATTTCAACGTTACAAATCTTCTCATAAAGCAAAAATTAATGATATATTTCGTTTAGGATCCATCACAAAAACGATCACAAGCTATATAGCAGCGACGCTAGTTAAAGAAGGAAAAATAGAATGGAATACTAAATTTTTTGATTTATATCCTGAATTAAAAGCAGCAAGTAATCCAGAAATTTACAATGTAACCTTGCAAGATTTCTTGACATTTCGAGCCCCAATTCCAACTTGGTCTTATGGAAATGAAACTCCAGCGCAAAAAGAAATACAAGGAAATAGCCAAGAACAACGTTATCAATTTATTGCATGGTTTTTTCAGCAAAATACAATTCCTGAAAAACAAGAAATCTATTTCTCAAATCCAAGTTTTGTTGCCGCAGGTTTAATGCTCGAAAAAGCAACTGGAAAAAGCTATGAAGCTTTAGTGCAAGAATTGGGTAAAAAGCTAAGTATTAACTTCGGTTTTGGGCAACCAAATGTTACTGATATAAACCAACCGTGGGGACATGATGAAAATTTGAAGTCTGAAAAACCGTTTGTAAATTATAAACTAAATTGGCTTTCATCAGCAGGAAATATCAATGTAAATCTTCCTGATTTTTGCAAATTCACGCAGATGCAATTACAAGGTTTGTTAGGAAAATCAAAAGTATTGTCTGAAGAAGAATTTAACAAAATGCATTTTGGGTTTCCTGAATTTTCTATTGGATGGTATTCTGAAACAAATGAAAAATCGGGCCTAAAATATTCTTTTCACTATGGAAATCCAGGAACATTTTTAACCAAAGTGTATATTTGCAAAGATATCGATAAGGCTTTTATAATATTTGCGAATGTGCAATCTGAAGAAGCTGACAAAGGCTTAATGTTGCTTCTTGCCGAATTGCAAAAACAATATGGAGGTTAA
- a CDS encoding RNA polymerase sigma factor, producing the protein MLEAANHSEKLLVSELKKGNEKAFRQLFDLYRQDIYGYSISLLKSKEAAEENVQDVFLKVWLNRESLDVEQSFKAYIFTIARNQAFNVLNKAANEILLKEAVFYESQKTHEYGDYAVREADCKKLQKQAIKQLPPKRRQIFKMSRKKGMSYEEISEELGISINTVRNQMSKALESMRGFFQLHDEII; encoded by the coding sequence TTGTTAGAAGCTGCCAACCATAGTGAAAAATTATTGGTAAGTGAACTCAAAAAAGGAAACGAAAAAGCCTTTCGCCAACTTTTTGATTTATACCGCCAAGATATTTATGGATACAGTATTAGTCTTCTAAAATCAAAAGAAGCGGCGGAGGAAAATGTGCAGGATGTTTTTTTGAAAGTTTGGCTCAACCGTGAAAGTTTGGATGTAGAACAATCTTTTAAAGCCTACATTTTTACTATTGCAAGAAATCAGGCTTTTAATGTTTTGAATAAGGCTGCGAATGAAATTTTATTGAAAGAAGCCGTTTTCTACGAAAGTCAGAAAACGCATGAATACGGAGATTATGCTGTTCGGGAAGCCGATTGCAAAAAACTCCAAAAGCAAGCAATAAAACAGCTCCCGCCCAAACGACGGCAGATTTTTAAAATGTCGCGAAAAAAAGGAATGAGCTACGAAGAAATAAGCGAGGAACTCGGAATCTCGATAAACACGGTCCGGAACCAAATGAGTAAAGCGCTCGAATCGATGCGCGGTTTTTTTCAACTTCACGATGAAATTATCTAA
- a CDS encoding endonuclease/exonuclease/phosphatase family protein, with amino-acid sequence MPLKFKFFLLFLFGTSVLLSQSKKYKIHTVAFYNFENLYDTVDDAFTNDDEWTPNGAQYWTLEKYQQKLKNLARVIAEIGTPENSNAPTLIGAAEVENRNVLEDLIKEPALQALDLGIIHFDSPDKRGIDVALLYQKKYFRPTSYSNIPLIIYKKEILQKEETEVLDDEIEVKKENKNRVFTRDQLLVSGFLENEEIHIIVNHWPSRSGGEKATTMFREAAGKLNRKIIDSLQQINPQAKVLTMGDFNDGPFNKSIKNGLRAKGAKAEVAEFDVFNPFEDLANKGLGTIAYRDSWNIFDQIIMTASLVKSDFSTFNFWKAGIFNKPYLIQNSGQYKGYPLRNTLTQAGFSDHLPVYVYLIKEVL; translated from the coding sequence ATGCCTTTAAAATTTAAATTTTTTCTGCTTTTTCTTTTTGGAACGTCAGTCCTTCTTAGCCAATCTAAAAAATATAAAATACATACAGTTGCTTTTTACAATTTTGAAAACCTTTATGATACTGTAGATGATGCGTTTACAAATGATGATGAATGGACGCCAAATGGAGCGCAGTATTGGACATTAGAAAAATATCAGCAGAAATTAAAAAATTTGGCAAGAGTGATAGCTGAAATTGGTACACCGGAGAATTCAAACGCTCCAACTTTAATCGGAGCAGCAGAGGTCGAAAATCGTAACGTTTTAGAAGACTTAATCAAAGAACCAGCATTGCAAGCTTTAGATTTAGGAATCATTCATTTTGATTCACCAGACAAACGTGGTATTGATGTGGCTTTGCTTTATCAGAAAAAATATTTTAGACCGACTTCTTATTCGAATATTCCATTAATTATTTATAAAAAAGAAATTCTGCAAAAAGAAGAAACAGAGGTTTTAGACGATGAAATTGAAGTTAAAAAAGAAAATAAAAATCGTGTTTTTACCAGAGATCAGCTTTTGGTTTCGGGATTTTTAGAAAATGAAGAAATACATATTATCGTAAATCACTGGCCATCTAGATCTGGTGGAGAAAAGGCAACAACAATGTTTCGAGAAGCTGCAGGAAAATTGAACAGAAAAATTATCGATTCGTTACAGCAGATAAATCCACAGGCAAAAGTATTGACAATGGGAGATTTTAATGACGGACCATTCAATAAAAGTATAAAAAATGGGCTACGAGCCAAAGGAGCAAAAGCTGAAGTTGCTGAATTTGATGTTTTTAATCCGTTTGAAGATCTTGCGAATAAAGGTTTAGGAACCATTGCGTATCGCGATTCTTGGAACATATTTGATCAAATTATCATGACAGCCTCTTTGGTTAAATCGGATTTTTCAACTTTTAATTTTTGGAAAGCAGGTATTTTCAATAAACCTTATCTTATTCAAAATTCTGGACAGTATAAAGGTTATCCTTTGCGCAATACATTGACTCAAGCTGGTTTTAGCGATCATCTTCCTGTTTATGTTTATTTGATAAAAGAGGTTTTGTAG